The following are from one region of the Silene latifolia isolate original U9 population chromosome 9, ASM4854445v1, whole genome shotgun sequence genome:
- the LOC141601879 gene encoding uncharacterized protein LOC141601879, translating into MATSSTPSTTSLGKDSWLRSVMDKCILKDDGSNFLEWESNIKSAALSDNVLTYLTDAPPIEPGARASSAVRTAHDDYVRMLNDIKNVLIWSISPNLKLSCISLNAYEIFTRMITMFSQTPKVRQYDAAARFFEAKLERGQKVGPHVLKMVEYVDILERLGCKIPKTLVVDRILHSLPTKFAHFRVNYNMNGMDKSYHEIHALLTQAERDMEASGSEKGDVLTMKLKNMSLGVKKGKGKEKSQFKKSSKKIDKGKGKAVVNGNPKAKSVKLSEAECFHCNGKGHYRRSCPKYLEDLKEGRVTPIECKDILEHHRAIITSTHTIWNMTANMKAKS; encoded by the coding sequence atggcaacttcatcaactccatcgactacttcactaggcaaagattcatggctaaggtccgtaatggacaaatgtattttaaaagatgacggtagtaactttcttgaatgggaatccaacatcaaaagtgccgcgttgtccgacaatgtgctcacttacttgaccgatgctcctcctattgagcccggtgcaagagcttcatcggcggtgcggaccgcccatgatgactatgtgaggatgttgaatgatatcaagaatgtgttgatatggtcaatatcgccaaacctcaagctatcatgcatttctttaaatgcttacgagatattcactcgtatgatcactatgttttcacaaacacctaaagtccgtcaatacgatgcggcggcacgcttctttgaagctaagcttgagaggggccaaaaggttggtccccatgtccttaaaatggtcgaatatgttgacatcctagagcgtctagggtgtaagattcctaaaactcttgtggtggatcgtatccttcactcactccccaccaagtttgcccactttagggtaaactacaacatgaatggtatggataagagttaccatgaaattcatgcactcctcacccaagcggagagggatatggaggctagtgggagtgaaaagggagatgttttaaccatgaagttaaagaacatgtctcttggagtcaagaaaggaaaagggaaagaaaagtcccaattcaagaaatcgtcaaagaaaattgacaagggaaaggggaaggccgttgtgaatggcaatcccaaggcaaaaagtgtcaagctctccgaggccgaatgtttccattgtaatgggaaggggcattataggaggagttgtcccaaatacttggaggatctcaaggaagggcgtgtgacgcctattg